The following coding sequences lie in one Fimbriimonadaceae bacterium genomic window:
- a CDS encoding DUF4434 domain-containing protein: protein MRRLTGTFLDEITHDIPSQNWGIDEWRREFRLYQRIGIDTAVIIRSGYRDRCVFPSKVLPGLLPVYDDLGRMFLDLAEEHGVSLYWGTYDSGSHWHRQSWWKEVDLNKAFIDEVVERYGDSPAFKGWYMTHETSRLDSHIVEIFNGIGRHCKSVKDVPVLISPYPQGTKQFDVHSAFTLQESLEHWQRIFDATHEAVDVCAFQDGQIQYSELPAFLSGMRGLADRYGITTWSNVESFDRDMPIKFPPADWRYLRLKMEAASATAEKLVTFEFAHFMSPYSCYPAARNLFKRYCECHGLDFEPI, encoded by the coding sequence ATGCGACGACTGACGGGGACGTTCCTCGACGAGATCACCCACGACATCCCTTCCCAGAACTGGGGCATTGACGAGTGGAGGCGGGAGTTCCGGCTGTACCAGCGGATCGGCATCGACACGGCCGTCATCATCCGGTCGGGCTACCGGGACCGTTGCGTCTTCCCCAGCAAGGTCTTGCCCGGCCTGTTGCCGGTCTACGACGACCTAGGCCGCATGTTCTTGGACCTGGCCGAGGAACACGGGGTCAGCCTCTATTGGGGCACATACGACTCCGGCAGCCATTGGCACCGCCAGAGCTGGTGGAAGGAGGTCGACCTGAACAAGGCGTTCATCGACGAAGTGGTCGAGCGCTACGGGGACAGCCCGGCGTTCAAAGGTTGGTACATGACCCACGAGACCAGTCGCCTGGACAGCCACATCGTGGAGATATTCAACGGGATCGGCCGCCACTGCAAGTCGGTCAAGGACGTGCCGGTCCTGATTTCACCGTACCCTCAGGGCACGAAGCAGTTCGACGTCCATTCCGCGTTCACACTTCAGGAGTCCCTGGAGCATTGGCAGCGTATTTTCGACGCGACCCACGAGGCGGTGGACGTCTGCGCTTTTCAGGACGGGCAGATCCAGTATTCCGAGCTCCCGGCGTTCCTGTCGGGCATGCGCGGGCTCGCCGACCGGTATGGGATCACGACGTGGTCCAATGTCGAGAGCTTCGACCGCGACATGCCCATCAAGTTTCCGCCCGCCGACTGGCGCTACCTCAGGCTGAAGATGGAAGCGGCGTCGGCGACGGCGGAGAAGCTCGTCACATTCGAGTTCGCCCATTTCATGTCGCCCTACTCGTGCTATCCGGCCGCCCGCAATCTGTTCAAGCGGTATTGCGAGTGTCACGGGCTGGATTTCGAACCGATCTGA